One genomic window of Salvelinus namaycush isolate Seneca chromosome 22, SaNama_1.0, whole genome shotgun sequence includes the following:
- the LOC120017632 gene encoding bifunctional heparan sulfate N-deacetylase/N-sulfotransferase 2-like: MVASLWKLVRGVRQLELHRLILALIVFCLFSMAFLAYYVSNSPKIKEAPPLPFSDCRGVPGAVGGGQQAPLFLPHSGRLRQVKAMDNSRTDPVVLVFVESIYSQLGQEIVAILESSHFSYRTEIAPGKGDMPTLTERNRGRYALVIYENLLKYVNLDAWNRDLLDKYCMEYSVGIIGFFKANENSLLSAQLKGFPLFLHSHLGLRDYRINHNAPLLYITRPNEVEQGPLPGDDWTVFQSNHSTYEPVLLASTKSSDALAHLGPLSAMHATVVQDLGLHDGIQRVLFGNNLSYWLHKLVFVDAIAYLTGKRLCLSLERHLLVDVDDIFVGKEGTRMKVTDVEALLNTQNKLRMLVPDFTFNLGFSGKFYHTGTDEEDRGDDMLLRHRKEFWWFPHMWSHMQPHLFHNVSVLAEQMRLNMLFAQEHGIPTDMGYAVAPHHSGVYPVHSQLYEAWKSVWDIKVTSTEEYPHLRPARYRRGFIHSGIQVLPRQTCGLFTHTIFYNEYPGGSKELDKSIRGGELFLTVLLNPISIFMTHLSNYGNDRLGLYTFESLVKFVQCWTNLRLQTLPPTQLADKYFQIFPEERDPLWQNPCQDKRHKDIWSKEKTCDRLPRFLVVGPQKTGTTALHSFLSLHPAITSSFSSPVTFEEIQFFSGPNYDNGIDWYMDFFPFPSNVSTDFMFEKSANYFDTEVAPKRAAALLSRAKILAVLINPVDRAYSWYQHQRAHQDPMAINHTFQEVVTAGPASPRELIILQRRCLKPGAYATHLERWLHHYQPSQVHIVDGSQLRSNPALVMEGIQRFLGVTPIFNYTQALTYDESKGFWCQRVEGGRPKCLGKSKGRKYPDMTPESRAFLTEHYREHNMELLRLLNRLGQPLPAWLREELQSSSWS; the protein is encoded by the exons ATGGTGGCCAGCCTATGGAAGCTGGTGCGGGGCGTCAGGCAACTGGAGCTCCATCGCCTCATCTTGGCACTCATCGTCTTCTGCCTTTTCTCCATGGCTTTCCTGGCCTATTACGTCAGCAACAGCCCCAAGATCAAGGAGGCCCCCCCGCTGCCCTTCAGTGACTGTCGGGGGGTGCCGGGGGCTGTGGGAGGTGGGCAGCAGGCGCCACTCTTCCTGCCTCACTCGGGTCGGCTGCGCCAGGTGAAGGCCATGGACAACTCTCGTACGGACCCAGTGGTGCTGGTGTTTGTAGAGAGCATCTATTCTCAGCTGGGGCAGGAGATCGTAGCCATCCTGGAGTCCAGCCACTTTAGCTACCGCACCGAGATCGCCCCGGGGAAGGGAGACATGCCCACGCTAACGGAGCGCAACCGCGGACGCTACGCCCTGGTCATATACGAGAATTTACTGAAGTATGTCAACCTGGACGCCTGGAACCGCGACCTGCTGGACAAGTACTGCATGGAGTACAGTGTAGGCATCATCGGCTTCTTCAAGGCCAACGAGAACTCGCTGCTCAGCGCCCAGCTTAAGGGCTTCCCTCTCTTCCTGCACTCCCACCTGGGCCTGAGGGATTACCGAATCAACCACAACGCCCCACTGCTCTACATCACCAGACCCAACGAGGTGGAGCAGGGCCCCCTGCCCGGGGACGACTGGACCGTGTTCCAATCCAACCACTCCACCTACGAGCCTGTCCTCCTGGCCAGCACCAAGTCCTCTGACGCCCTAGCCCACCTGGGGCCGCTCAGTGCTATGCACGCCACCGTGGTCCAGGACCTGGGGCTCCACGACGGCATCCAGAGGGTCCTGTTTGGAAACAACCTGTCCTACTGGCTGCACAAGCTGGTGTTTGTGGACGCCATCGCCTACCTGACGGGCAAGCGGCTCTGCCTCTCGCTGGAGCGCCACCTGCTGGTGGACGTGGACGATATCTTCGTGGGCAAGGAGGGCACCCGCATGAAGGTGACCGACGTAGAG GCCTTGCTCAATACTCAAAACAAGCTGCGAATGCTGGTCCCTGATTTCACCTTTAACCTCGGCTTCTCTGGAAAGTTCTACCACACAG GCACAGACGAGGAGGACCGGGGAGATGACATGCTGCTAAGACACAGAAAGGAGTTCTGGTGGTTCCCCCACATGTGGAGTCACATGCAGCCCCACCTGTTCCACAACGTCAGCGTGCTGGCTGAACAGATGAGGCTCAACATGCTGTTTGCCCAG gAGCATGGGATCCCTACAGACATGGGCTATGCTGTGGCCCCCCACCACTCGGGGGTCTACCCCGTCCACAGCCAGCTGTACGAGGCCTGGAAGTCAGTGTGGGACATCAAGGTGACCAGCACAGAGGAGTACCCCCACCTCAGACCTGCCCGCTACCGCAGGGGCTTCATCCACAGTGGCATTCAG gTGTTACCCAGACAGACATGTGGCCTCTTCACTCACACTATCTTCTATAACGAGTACCCAGGAGGCTCCAAAGAGCTGGACAAGAGCATCAGGGGAGGGGAGCTGTTCCTCACCGTCCTCCTCAACCCT ATCAGCATCTTCATGACCCACCTGTCTAACTATGGGAATGACCGGCTGGGCCTGTACACCTTTGAGTCCCTGGTGAAGTTTGTTCAGTGTTGGACCAACCTGCGGCTGCAGACCCTGCCCCCCACGCAGCTGGCTGACAAATACTTCCAGATCTTCCCTGAGGAGAGGGACCCCCTCTGGCAG AACCCATGTCAGGACAAGAGGCATAAAGACATCTGGTCGAAGGAAAAGACCTGTGATAGACTACCCAGGTTCTTGGTCGTAGGCCCACAGAAAACAG gcACCACAGCCCTGCACTCATTCCTGAGCCTCCACCCTGCCATCACCAGTAGCTTCTCCAGTCCTGTCACCTTTGAGGAGATCCAATTCTTTAGCGGGCCCAACTACGACAACGGCATTGACTG GTACATGGACTTCTTCCCCTTCCCATCGAATGTCAGTACAGACTTCATGTTTGAGAAAAGTGCCAACTACTTTGACACGGAGGTAGCCCCCAAGAGAGCGGCGGCCCTGCTGTCCCGGGCCAAGATCCTGGCTGTGCTCATCAACCCAGTGGACCGCGCCTACTCCTGGTACCAG CACCAGCGGGCTCATCAGGACCCAATGGCCATCAACCACACATTCCAGGAGGTGGTGACAGCGGGGCCTGCCTCCCCCCGAGAGCTGATCATCCTGCAGAGACGCTGCCTTAAACCTGGGGCCTACGCCACCCACCTGGAGCGCTGGCTACACCACTACCAGCCCAGCCAG GTGCATATAGTGGACGGGTCCCAGCTGCGTTCCAACCCTGCCCTGGTCATGGAGGGCATCCAGAGGTTCCTGGGGGTCACACCCATCTTCAACTACACCCAGGCTCTGACGTACGATGAAAGTAAAGGGTTCTGGTGCCAGAGGGTGGAAGGTGGACGACCCAAGTGTCTTGGCAAGAGTAAAGGCAGGAAATACCCTGACATGACCCCTGAG TCGCGTGCCTTCCTGACGGAGCATTACCGGGAGCACAACATGGAGCTGCTGAGGCTGCTGAACCGGCTGGGCCAGCCCCTGCCCGCCTGGCTGAGAGAGGAGCTGCAGAGCTCCAGCTGGAGCTGA